Genomic DNA from Trueperaceae bacterium:
CCGCCGTGATCAAGGCCGTCGAGGAGGGCCGCCCCTGCCCCGAGGTCGCGACGCAGCTCGCCGCGACGTCGAAGGCGCTCGACCGCGCCGGCGTGGCGCTGGTCAGCTCCGCCATGCAGGA
This window encodes:
- a CDS encoding metal-sensitive transcriptional regulator → MNADARRRVLNRLRRAQGQLAAVIKAVEEGRPCPEVATQLAATSKALDRAGVALVSSAMQ